A genomic segment from Rhizoctonia solani chromosome 11, complete sequence encodes:
- a CDS encoding Retrovirus-related Pol polyprotein from transposon, whose product MTWELLPIPEWPEHDCLFTSHSFEVAAVTYRDQMERFIQKLYEILGRQLQTGPPSPVISAGHLSEVEPGQEHLRDRTLQLKQDMTLLVPKSSRASSVTPQEAAQENLLRSLIKPTSQVTIASPLLPDPQVSPPTVTCTPPVALLQDNLLVVFIHPKPLLLLLCNLGI is encoded by the coding sequence ATGACATGGGAGCTATTGCCTATTCCAGAATGGCCAGAACATGACTGTCTATTCACCTCTCATTCCTTTGAGGTAGCTGCagtcacttatagggatcagatggagcgtttcattcagaagctatatgagatccttggtagacaacttcagactggaccaccttccccagtcatctctgcaggacatctcagtgaggtagaacctggacaagaacaCCTTAGGGATAGGACCCTACAACTCAAGCAAGATATGACCCTTTTAGTGCCCAAAAgttctagagcctcttctgtcactccacaggaggcggctcaagaaaacttactaagGAGTCTTATCAAACCCACTAGTCAAGTTACTATTGCTAGTCCTTTACTTCCAGATCCTCAAGTTTCTCCTCCAACTGTAACCTGCACACCTCCAGTAGCACTcctccaggacaacctcctagtagtcttcattcatccaaagcctctcttactgttactatgcaaccTAGGTATTTAG